One genomic segment of Chiloscyllium plagiosum isolate BGI_BamShark_2017 chromosome 10, ASM401019v2, whole genome shotgun sequence includes these proteins:
- the alkbh1 gene encoding nucleic acid dioxygenase ALKBH1 isoform X2, with amino-acid sequence MFISDPFLPGWQRYWAKQCLKIYPRKPNICNLDLHMSPEETKDLWEQSREQLRLKSPGKREIKSLLEKLRWVTLGYHYNWETKPVPLYLKLLGGWTSVQLPTNFGLTCLKSSETCLIYAAISTSMMPNYCNKAENLSLYSKYCRLEEMYKRHTETKAIPPQMSALSRTECFSPLASRMAAACMIYKMHCSNSLSLFRQHLLLSVSHEKKDQKYSPDHYTAFPTDLAYLSEQVAAACGFQQFKAEAGILNYYHFDSSLGIHVDESELDYSKPLLSFSFGQSAVFLLGGLKRQDPPLPMFIHSGDIVIMSGRSRLLYHAVPRVVPNLEGKAIPSCLEQTTTRNSCSDDTNYRQSGEGDWEICMKYLQNSRVNVTVRQVLGVGQSFPFESDTEKKADSKLYSYHQDSKENQHKRQKLINEEVAKSL; translated from the exons ATGTTCATTTCGGATCCTTTTCTTCCTGGATGGCAGCGATACTGGGCAAAGCAATGTTTGAAAATCTATCCTCGGAAACCAAATATCTGCAACCTGGACCTTCACATGTCACCAGAGGAAACCAAAGACCTGTGGGAGCAGAGTAGAGAACAGCTGAG ACTGAAGTCCCCTGGTAAAAGAGAGATTAAAAGCTTGCTGGAGAAGCTACGGTGGGTTACCCTAGGATATCATTACAACTGGGAGACTAAG CCTGTGCCTTTGTACCTCAAACTGTTGGGAGGTTGGACAAGTGTTCAACTTCCTACCAACTTTGGACTAACTTGCCTCAAAAGTTCAGAAACATGTCTAATCTACGCAGCCATAAGCACCAGCATGATGCCGAATTATTGCAACAAAGCTGAAAATCTAAGCCTATATTCCAAATACTGTAGATTGGAAGAGATGTACAAGAGACATACAGAAACAAAAG CCATACCACCACAGATGTCAGCATTAAGCAGAACAGAATGCTTTTCGCCATTGGCTTCCAGAATGGCTGCTGCGTgtatgatctacaagatgcattgcagcaactcattaAGTTTATTTCGACAACATCTACTCCTCTCAGTCTCTCACGAGAAGAAAGACCAG AAATATTCACCCGATCACTATACAGCATTTCCCACAGATCTTGCTTACCTGTCTGAGCAAGTGGCAGCAGCATGTGGCTTCCAACAATTTAAGGCAGAAGCTGGAATACTGAATTATTACCATTTTGACTCCTCACTGGGTATTCATGTGGATGAATCCGAATTGGATTACTCCAAACCCCTATTATCATTCAG TTTTGGCCAGTCAGCTGTGTTTTTACTTGGGGGTCTGAAGAGACAggacccaccccttcccatgttCATTCACAGTGGTGACATCGTGATCATGTCAGGCAGGAGTCGCCTGTTGTATCATGCAGTTCCCCGAGTTGTTCCCAATCTGGAAGGAAAAGCAATCCCCAGTTGTTTAGAGCAGACAACGACTAGAAACAGCTGTTCAGATGACACAAACTATCGACAAAGTGGCGAAGGTGACTGGGAAATCTGCATGAAATACCTACAGAACTCTAGGGTGAACGTGACTGTGCGGCAGGTCCTGGGAGTTGGACAGAGCTTTCCATTTGAGTCAGACACTGAAAAGAAAGCAGATTCCAAGTTGTATTCTTATCATCAAGATTCCAAAGAGAACCAACATAAACGACAGAAACTGATCAATGAAGAAGTGGCAAAGTCTCTGTAA